One segment of Solanum lycopersicum chromosome 1, SLM_r2.1 DNA contains the following:
- the LOC112940719 gene encoding uncharacterized protein — translation MGPINFARVRVALRAAKDNNEEPSKPEIFIATRTKTGKEIQADTQVAIAELQSRQNSGETADDAFRAVFGKEQPGQVRFYGRLVTTSSLKKDEEINNLKQKHADEITSLKEELREEMRHLFTQLLQNNPGLNFQDIPRCVGSNLASPIDASSAQAVKGTNLPYSSGSAQDSVHQKENVGN, via the exons ATGGGACCTATTAATTTTGCTAGAGTACGCGTGGCATTG CGTGCAGCCAAAGACAACAACGAAGAACCATCAAAGCCAGAAATATTTATTGCAACTCGTACCAAGACGGGAAAGGAAATCCAGGCTGATACCCAAGTTGCAATA GCTGAACTTCAAAGTCGCCAAAATTCTGGGGAAACAGCTGATGATGCATTTAGGGCAGTGTTTGGGAAGGAGCAGCCTGGTCAAGTTAGGTTCTATGGTAGATTAGTGACAACAAGTTCTTTGAAGAAAGATGAGGAAATTAACAATCTAAAACAAAAGCATGCCGATGAAATCACTTCTCTAAAGGAAGAATTGAGAGAAGAAATGCGACATTTATTCACTCAATTGCTGCAAAACAACCCTGGATTGAATTTTCAAGATATACCCAGGTGTGTTGGATCTAACCTTGCTTCACCTATTGATGCAAGTAGTGCACAAGCTGTAAAAGGCACAAATCTTCCATATTCTTCGGGGTCAGCTCAAGATTCGGTTCATCAAAAg GAAAATGTAGGTAACTGA
- the LOC138341818 gene encoding uncharacterized protein, with protein sequence MVKNLSLDYDKIDACPNDCMFLRNDHKEDEFCHTCGASRYIQAPKVDSELESSKKQHRVSAKTLRHFPLIPRLKRLFMCSKMTDSLRWHEEKRSKDGKLRHPADGLAWKDFDRVHPDFTLDCRNVRLGLSSDGFNPFRTMSISHSTWPVMLMIYNLPPWMCMKSEYSILSLLIPGPRSPGNDIDIYLQPLIDELKLLWDSGVETYDASRNETFQMRAALMWTISDFPAYAMLSGWSTKGKFACPCCNYGTNSRYLKHSRKMCYMDHRVFLPMDHPWRSNKRSFNEKTEFRPPPAPLKGIDVLNSLRDFENVFGKKKKRSNDGPWKKRSIFFELPYWQHNLLRHNLDVMHIEKNIVDSILGTLLDILGKTKDHAKAWYDLKDMGIRKNLHPQDTEDSKRTKLTKACFSMTNGEKSIFCGVLKTAKLPDGSASNISRCVHLDERKVSNYKTHDAHFMLHYLLPIPIKSILPDHVAIPLIRLSSFFHRLCQKVITLEELDCLEVEIIETVNQLERIFPPSFFDIMIHLPIHLVNEVRLVGPVQNRWMYSTEREMGAFKSYIRNRRFPEGCIAETRVGIDCMNLFSEYLHRGVHTRFNRRARNNDECDPSDAEPVSLFSNKGVPLGAKKTDPIILDDKSLSQAHAY encoded by the coding sequence ATGGTTAAGAATCTTAGTCtggattatgataaaattgatgcatgtccaaatgattgcatgttTTTAAGGAATGATCATAAGGAAGACGAATTTTGTCACACTTGTGGAGCTTCACGGTATATTCAAGCTCCTAAAGTTGATAGTGAGCTTGAGTCTTCAAAAAAGCAACATCGAGTTTCTGCAAAGACTTTGAGACACTTTCCATTAATTCCTAGACTCAAAAGGCTATTTATGTGCTCAAAGATGACAGATTCGTTGAGGTGGCATGAAGAGAAACGTTCTAAAGATGGAAAGTTAAGGCATCCCGCTGATGGTCTAGCATGGAAAGACTTTGATAGGGTGCATCCAGATTTCACACTAGATTGTCGCAATGTGAGACTTGGCTTGTCAAGTGATGGATTCAATCCATTTCGAACCATGAGTATATCACATAGCACATGGccagttatgttgatgatttataaTCTGCCGCCTTGGATGTGCATGAAATCTGAATATTCCATACTTTCTTTACTTATACCTGGACCACGATCACCTGGAAAtgacattgatatttacttacaaccattgattgacgagttaaaattattatgggaTTCTGGGGTTGAAACATATGATGCTTCCAGAAATGAAACTTTTCAAATGCGGGCAGCTCTTATGTGGACAATCAGTGATTTTCCTGCATATGCTATGTTATCTGGTTGGAGTACAAAAGGCAAGTTTGCTTGCCCTTGCTGTAACTATGGCACTAATTCTCGCTATCTTAAACATAGTCGAAAGATGTGCTATATGGATCATCGTGTTTTTCTACCGATGGATCATCCATGGAGATCAAACAAAAGATCATTCAATGAAAAAACTGAATTTAGGCCTCCTCCAGCTCCTTTAAAGGGAATTGATGTTCTTAATAGCTTACGTgattttgaaaatgtgtttgggaaaaagaaaaagagatcaaATGATGGCCCATGGAAaaaaaggtcaattttttttgaattaccttACTGGCAGCATAACTTGTTACGTCACAACCTTGATGTAATGCACATAGAGAAGAACATAGTTGATAGCATACTTGGAactcttttggatattttaggAAAAACAAAGGATCATGCAAAAGCATGGTATGATTTGAAAGATATGGGAATCAGGAAGAACCTTCATCCACAAGATACAGAAGATAGTAAGAGAACAAAGCTTACAAAGGCATGCTTCTCAATGACAAATGGAGAGAAATCCATcttttgtggagttttaaagaCAGCCAAGCTACCTGATGGTAGTGCCTCAAATATATCAAGGTGTGTGCACTTGGATGAAAGAAAGGTGTCTAATTATAAAACCCATGATGCTCATTTCATGTTACATTACTTGCTTCCAATACCAATTAAAAGCATTCTTCCTGATCATGTGGCTATTCCTTTGATTCGTCTAAGTTCCTTCTTCCATCGTTTGTGCCAAAAAGTAATCACATTGGAGGAACTAGATTGCTTAGAAGTAGAGATCATAGAAACAGTAAATCAGTTGGAGCGAATTTTTCctccttcattttttgatatCATGATTCATTTGCCTATTCATTTGGTGAATGAAGTGAGATTAGTCGGGCCAGTGCAAAATCGATGGATGTATTCCACTGAAAGAGAAATGGGTGCATTCAAATCATACATTCGCAACAGGCGTTTTCCAGAAGGTTGCATAGCAGAGACACGAGTAGGAATAGACTGCATGAATTTATTCTCAGAATATCTGCATCGGGGTGTGCATACCAGATTTAATAGGAGAGCGCGAAATAATGATGAATGTGACCCAAGTGACGCAGAACCTGTGAGTTTGTTTTCTAACAAAGGAGTTCCTTTAGGAGCAAAGAAAACTGATCCAATCATTTTAGATGACAAGTCACTAAGTCAGGCACATGCATACTAA